One Campylobacter concisus DNA window includes the following coding sequences:
- a CDS encoding ABC transporter ATP-binding protein produces the protein MNEIIVGKNITTSYGDKIMHDNVSWSVKEAEIYGFLGGSGAGKTTLMKTMIYLKKPSKGDIFFDGVNMWKSSQAEQQEIKLKSGTMFQFGALYSSMTILDNVGVLLHEYSKFNKRQIDEIAMFWIQKVGLKKEVSMLYPSELSGGMKKRAALARALVLSPRVLFLDEPNSGLDPVSSRQMDALIKELRDSIGVTVVMVTHDADSIFDILDRFLIIDNKKIAFEGDIKELEHLENNPLEELFKMRKK, from the coding sequence ATGAACGAGATAATAGTTGGAAAAAACATAACGACAAGTTATGGCGATAAGATAATGCACGATAATGTGAGCTGGAGCGTCAAAGAGGCTGAAATTTATGGCTTTTTGGGCGGTAGTGGCGCTGGTAAAACGACGCTTATGAAGACGATGATATATCTAAAAAAGCCAAGTAAGGGCGATATATTTTTTGATGGCGTCAATATGTGGAAAAGTAGTCAAGCAGAGCAGCAAGAGATAAAGCTAAAAAGTGGGACGATGTTTCAGTTTGGAGCGCTTTATAGCTCGATGACTATCCTTGATAACGTGGGCGTTTTGCTTCATGAATACTCTAAATTTAACAAGCGCCAGATCGATGAGATAGCGATGTTTTGGATACAAAAGGTGGGGCTTAAAAAAGAGGTTTCAATGCTCTATCCAAGCGAGCTAAGTGGCGGTATGAAAAAAAGAGCCGCGCTTGCAAGAGCCTTGGTGCTAAGTCCAAGAGTGCTATTTTTGGACGAGCCAAATAGCGGTCTTGATCCAGTTAGCTCGCGGCAGATGGACGCGCTCATAAAAGAGCTTCGTGATAGCATCGGCGTAACTGTCGTCATGGTGACGCATGATGCGGATAGTATTTTTGATATTTTGGATAGATTTTTGATAATAGATAACAAAAAGATAGCCTTTGAGGGAGATATAAAAGAGCTTGAGCATCTTGAAAACAACCCGCTTGAAGAGCTATTTAAAATGAGGAAAAAGTAG
- a CDS encoding MlaD family protein, with translation MENRNSYTIVGMFFIACLTAFAIFIWWMTSKNNTKVDFKEYYIHTSELPSGLKVDSTVKFIGVPAGSVSDINFVDDKNALINITMKIREDLPIKADSVASIEVQAISGVASINISRGTKDFKPGDKPILKLEESLLSKLGNNAENITLKINQTLDKVDGFFSAENISHIESILRNIDKFTQVLTDENGLSEVDSIVKNVKNFTDSLNKTDTKELAKNLNTLIASANSVFSSANSAVTGYSSLQDIITQKVKNGEYDLRNTVSPLLREASEFLNGFDKTLREFRGALQRLEDNPYEFFFTNPVPNDKGDKK, from the coding sequence ATGGAAAATAGAAATTCTTATACCATTGTTGGCATGTTTTTCATAGCCTGCCTTACAGCATTTGCCATATTTATCTGGTGGATGACTAGCAAAAATAACACAAAGGTTGATTTTAAAGAGTATTACATCCACACAAGCGAGCTGCCAAGCGGACTGAAGGTTGATTCTACGGTTAAATTTATCGGCGTGCCAGCTGGAAGCGTTAGCGATATAAATTTTGTCGATGACAAAAACGCTCTTATAAACATCACGATGAAGATAAGAGAGGACCTGCCTATCAAGGCTGATAGTGTGGCTAGCATCGAAGTTCAGGCTATTAGCGGTGTGGCTAGTATAAATATAAGCCGAGGCACGAAGGATTTTAAACCAGGCGATAAGCCTATTTTAAAGCTTGAAGAGAGCCTTCTTTCAAAGCTTGGAAACAACGCTGAGAACATCACTTTAAAGATAAATCAAACCCTTGATAAAGTTGATGGATTTTTCTCAGCTGAAAATATCTCTCACATCGAATCAATCCTAAGAAATATCGATAAATTTACTCAGGTTTTAACCGATGAAAATGGTCTAAGCGAGGTTGATAGCATCGTTAAAAATGTAAAAAATTTCACCGACAGCCTAAACAAAACAGACACAAAAGAGCTTGCTAAAAATTTAAACACTCTAATCGCAAGTGCAAATTCAGTTTTTTCTTCAGCAAATTCGGCTGTCACTGGATATAGCTCGCTTCAAGATATCATCACTCAAAAGGTAAAAAACGGCGAATATGACCTTAGAAACACGGTCTCTCCGCTGCTTAGAGAAGCTAGCGAGTTTTTAAATGGATTTGATAAGACGCTACGTGAGTTTAGAGGTGCGCTTCAAAGACTTGAGGACAATCCTTACGAGTTTTTCTTCACAAATCCAGTGCCAAATGACAAAGGAGATAAAAAATGA